A region of Micromonospora sp. WMMD882 DNA encodes the following proteins:
- a CDS encoding thioredoxin domain-containing protein, with the protein MSSRKGRNEAARVVREQLAREQRRRRAVWVSAAAVAVLVIAGLIGWSVFAGQRSADYTAPTGANDAGTGIVAGSGPVTVDVYEDFICPACKQFEETTGPTLATLVAEGRARVIYHPVAYLDRFSTTRYSTRASAASGCAAEGGRYREYAAALFARQPPEGGPGLDDDTLVEIAAEVGIDRDGFASCLREGTFTPWTEHVTEEASRAGVTSTPTVRVDGEPVADRSPAGITAAVEAAGR; encoded by the coding sequence ATGAGTAGTCGCAAGGGACGTAACGAAGCGGCCCGGGTGGTCCGCGAGCAGCTCGCCCGGGAGCAGCGGCGACGCCGGGCCGTCTGGGTCTCCGCCGCCGCGGTGGCGGTGCTGGTGATCGCCGGTCTGATCGGCTGGAGCGTCTTCGCCGGCCAGCGGTCCGCCGACTACACCGCCCCGACCGGCGCGAACGACGCCGGCACCGGGATCGTCGCCGGCTCCGGGCCGGTCACCGTCGACGTCTACGAGGATTTCATCTGCCCGGCGTGCAAGCAGTTCGAGGAGACCACCGGCCCGACCCTGGCCACGCTCGTCGCCGAGGGCAGGGCCCGGGTGATCTACCACCCGGTGGCCTACCTCGACCGGTTCTCCACCACCCGGTACTCCACCCGCGCGTCGGCGGCCTCCGGCTGCGCCGCCGAGGGCGGCCGGTACCGGGAGTACGCCGCGGCGCTGTTCGCCCGGCAGCCGCCGGAGGGCGGCCCCGGGCTCGACGACGACACGCTGGTCGAGATCGCCGCCGAGGTCGGCATCGACCGGGACGGGTTCGCCTCCTGCCTGCGGGAGGGTACGTTCACGCCGTGGACCGAGCACGTCACCGAGGAGGCGAGCCGGGCCGGCGTCACCAGCACCCCGACCGTCCGGGTCGACGGCGAGCCGGTCGCCGACCGCAGCCCGGCCGGGATCACCGCGGCCGTCGAGGCGGCCGGCCGGTGA
- a CDS encoding ABC transporter ATP-binding protein, giving the protein MIGGVSTQPPSLDVRDVRYAYPDGHVALDGVNLTVPRGDRVALLGPNGAGKTTLVLHLNGILAATGGTVTVGGLPVTRDRATLAEIRRRVGIVFQDPDDQLFLPTVAEDVAFGPANLGLRGAELAARVDEALAAVGMTDHRDRAPHHLSFGQRRRVAVATVLAMRPEILVLDEPSSNLDPASRRELAGILRALPVTLLMVTHDLPYALELCDRSVILDGGRVVAEAPTVDLLADEELLARHRLELPYGFVIRR; this is encoded by the coding sequence ATCATCGGGGGCGTGTCGACCCAGCCGCCCTCGCTGGACGTGCGTGACGTCCGGTACGCCTACCCCGACGGCCATGTCGCCCTGGACGGGGTGAACCTGACCGTGCCGCGCGGGGACCGGGTGGCCCTGCTCGGCCCGAACGGCGCCGGCAAGACCACGCTGGTGCTGCACCTCAACGGCATTCTCGCCGCGACCGGGGGGACGGTGACGGTCGGCGGGTTGCCGGTCACCCGGGACCGGGCGACGCTGGCCGAGATCCGTCGTCGGGTGGGCATCGTCTTCCAGGACCCGGACGACCAGCTCTTCCTGCCCACGGTCGCGGAGGACGTGGCGTTCGGCCCGGCCAACCTGGGGTTGCGTGGCGCGGAGCTGGCCGCCCGGGTGGACGAGGCGCTCGCCGCCGTCGGGATGACCGACCACCGCGACCGGGCCCCGCACCATCTCTCCTTCGGGCAGCGCCGCCGGGTGGCGGTGGCCACGGTGCTGGCGATGCGCCCGGAGATCCTGGTGCTGGACGAGCCCTCCTCGAACCTGGATCCGGCGTCCCGGCGCGAGCTGGCCGGGATCCTGCGCGCCCTGCCGGTGACCCTGCTGATGGTCACCCACGACCTGCCCTACGCGCTGGAGCTCTGCGACCGGTCGGTGATCCTGGACGGGGGGCGGGTGGTCGCCGAGGCGCCGACGGTGGACCTGCTCGCCGACGAGGAGCTGCTGGCCCGGCACCGCCTCGAACTGCCGTACGGCTTCGTCATCCGTCGCTGA
- the cbiQ gene encoding cobalt ECF transporter T component CbiQ — MGAGHTHVLHRAGTSPVHRLPPEVKIVAMVVFTVAVVATPREAFWAFGGYAALVAAVAALARIGPGWLLTRSMIELPFVLFAFALPFLAAGDRVDVLGLPLAVEGLYGAWNILAKGTLGVLASLLLAATTTVRDLIVGLDRLRCPQVFTQIATFMLRYLDVLVGEARRMRVARVSRGDDPRFLWQLRGFAAGVGALFLRAFERGERVYLAMLSRGYTGRMPVALYGGGAATVGQWAAAATVPLLAAGIAATAVVLT; from the coding sequence GTGGGCGCCGGGCACACGCACGTCCTGCACCGGGCCGGCACGTCGCCGGTGCACCGGCTGCCCCCCGAGGTCAAGATCGTGGCGATGGTGGTGTTCACCGTGGCGGTGGTCGCCACCCCGCGCGAGGCGTTCTGGGCCTTCGGCGGGTACGCGGCGCTGGTGGCCGCCGTCGCCGCGTTGGCCCGGATCGGTCCGGGCTGGCTGCTCACCCGGTCGATGATCGAGCTGCCGTTCGTGCTGTTCGCCTTCGCGTTGCCCTTCCTCGCCGCCGGTGACCGGGTCGACGTGCTCGGCCTGCCGCTGGCCGTCGAGGGCCTGTACGGGGCGTGGAACATCCTCGCCAAGGGGACCCTCGGCGTGCTCGCGTCGCTGCTGCTCGCCGCGACCACCACGGTCCGGGACCTGATCGTCGGCCTGGACCGGCTGCGCTGCCCGCAGGTGTTCACCCAGATCGCCACGTTCATGCTGCGCTACCTCGACGTCCTGGTCGGGGAGGCCCGGCGGATGCGGGTGGCCCGGGTCTCCCGGGGCGACGACCCCCGGTTCCTGTGGCAGTTGCGGGGCTTCGCGGCCGGCGTCGGCGCGTTGTTCCTGCGCGCCTTCGAACGGGGCGAGCGGGTCTACCTGGCGATGCTCTCCCGGGGTTACACGGGCCGGATGCCGGTGGCGCTCTACGGCGGCGGCGCGGCGACGGTCGGGCAGTGGGCGGCGGCGGCGACGGTGCCGCTGCTGGCGGCCGGTATCGCCGCCACCGCCGTCGTCCTGACGTGA
- a CDS encoding PDGLE domain-containing protein has protein sequence MRKRSWGFLVGGLLVALLLAGVVSNFASGHPDGLDSSLREGCTFDADDTITGGDCPARQEKEHEIGGPLADYGISGVDNDFLSTGLSGVLGVLLTFAVGAGGFWLLRRRSPNAADDPADDHPAAEDHPADTAGRAGDRGGAATAGPVG, from the coding sequence GTGAGAAAGCGTTCCTGGGGGTTCCTCGTCGGCGGGCTGCTGGTGGCCCTGCTGCTGGCCGGGGTGGTCAGCAACTTCGCGTCCGGCCACCCGGACGGCCTCGACTCGTCGCTGCGCGAGGGCTGCACGTTCGACGCCGACGACACCATCACCGGCGGGGACTGCCCGGCCCGGCAGGAGAAGGAGCACGAGATCGGCGGCCCGCTGGCCGACTACGGCATCAGCGGCGTCGACAACGACTTCCTCTCCACCGGCCTGTCCGGGGTGCTCGGCGTGCTGCTCACCTTCGCCGTCGGCGCGGGCGGCTTCTGGCTGCTGCGTCGCCGCTCACCGAACGCCGCCGACGATCCCGCCGACGACCACCCGGCGGCAGAGGACCACCCCGCCGACACCGCCGGCCGGGCCGGTGACCGGGGCGGCGCGGCCACCGCCGGTCCGGTCGGCTGA